The sequence GGCGTTCCATGATTGCAAGGTTCATTGCTGTTGGTGTTATTATATCCGCATAGCTGACTCTTCCGTCTTTGACTTCAAGAGCATAAACGACCAATCCTCTTGGAGCTTCAGTTATGCTTACGCCAAATCCGTCCCTTATCTCAACCTCGTCTCTTTCTTTTATTGGCCACTTTGCGAGGGCCTCCTCAATGATGTCTATTGCTCTTTCCACAAAGTAGACAAGCTCAAGTGCTTGGGCAAAGTTGTTTGCAAAGCAGTTGTTGTACCTAAAGAGATCTTTGTACTGGTTGTAGAGTTCCTTTGCCTTTCCATAGAGAAGGTCAGCATTGTTCACTATTCTTGAAAGTGCACCTACCATAAAGGGCTTTCCTTTGTAGAATGAGTGCTTTGCAAAGCTGTGCTCCACGACTTTTTCGACTATATGCTTTTTGTACTCTTCCACAGGGAATTCGAAGCCATCGCTAACTTTAATATAATCTCCATAGATTCCATAGACGTCATTTCTCGGCTTTACTGCCATATGAACTATTTCATCATCGTTTACCTCTTCGTACTGTTCGAGCTTTGAGAAGAGCTCCACTGTGTATTCAGCCAAAGGCAGGGCTTCTTTAAGTTCTCTCTTCATTTCCTCAAACTGGGCTTTTGTTGGGAGTTTTCCAAAACCTCCAAGTATGGCATTCTCTTGGTGAATTGCCCTTGAACCGAGATAGTCCATTATTTTTGAGCCGATGTTCTTAAGAGCCATCGCATATTCAATTTCTTTCTTGTATTTGTCCACCATTGCCAACGGATTTGAGTAGCCGAGATAATCGGGCAAGACAAGCAGGTAGAGATGCAGGGCATGACTCTCTATCATATCACCTATATAGAGCAAATCTCTCAGGTCTTGAATTTCAGGTCTTGGAGTAAAGCCCACAGCCTTTTCAGCCGCTTCCAGTGCCGTAAGCTTATGGGCCGCTGAACAGAATGAACAAATCCTCGGGTAGACCGCCAAGGCTTCTTCAAGCTTTTTACCGATTGTTATGGCCTCAAAGAAACGAGGCCCCTCTATGATGTTGAGCTTTACCTCCTTGACGCCCTCATCGCCGACAACTATCTCTACTCCACCCTTGCCCTCAACGCGCGCTATGTGATCAACTGTAATCGGAATATACATTACTCTCCCTCCTCAAATACCTTGTTAACCATTTCTTCCAGCTTTGGATTGTGAGCATTGAAAATTTTCATTCTCTCAAGTATTTCCTCTTTTGTAAGGCCCTTCTTCTTGAACTCCAATGCGAGTGCATCGAACCAAGCAACGTCGTAACCTACAGCACCTCTACACCCAATACAAGCGACGTTAAATGCTGGGCACCGAGCATCGCAACCGGCAACTGTCACAGGGCCAAGGCATGGCTCTCCTTTTTCTATGAGGATACATGGGTTTCCTCTAATTCTGCATTCAACACATACCGGATAGTCTATGTCTTCAGGCCATGAACCTACCAATAAGGCACCCAAAGCGTAGAGGAAGTCCTTTTTCTCCGGCGGACAACCATAAAGCTTGTAATCAACTTTAATGTATTTTTCCAGTGGCTCAGCCATCTTTGGTTCAAATTTGACGTGAGCGTCTCCATAAACAGTTTTCCAGAGTTCACTAAGCCCCTTATCTTTATCCCAGCTCTGCACTCCACCGTGAATGGCACATGAACCCACCGCTATGACTATTTTGGAGTTTTCCCTAATTTTTCTTACGAGCTCGACTTCCTCTTGAGTTGAAACACTCCCTTCGATAAATGCAATGTCAACTTCCTTATCCTCATCGCTATTGCGTTCGACCATAAACCAGCACTCGATGTCGGCTTTATCAAGGAGCTGCAATATTTCATCCATCATAGCAAACTGGAGTTGGCAGCCATAGCATGAAGTGAGAGCATAAAACCCAATCTTAATTTTCTCGCTCATCTTTTGTCACCTCAGTCGAGCATTCCGGGTGTTGATACGATATCAAAGTACGTGAAGACGGGGCCGTCTTTACAGACGTACTTCCATGAGGTGCTTGTTCCCACGTTACAGTGGCCGCACTTTCCTATTCCACACTTCATCATTCTCTCAAGCGTAACGTAGATGTTCTCCGGTCTGTAGCCATAGTTTATGAGAGCCTCAAAAACATCTTTGTACATTCTTGGAGGACCGCAGATTGCCACTGCTGTGTTCTTGGGGTTTGTATTTGCTTCTACTATGAAGTTCTGCGGCCTGCCTTTTGGTCCCGGCCAATCGGGATCTCTTGTGACACTCTGAATTATCTTAACGTTTTCAGCCTCCGCTATATCCTTCATAGCCTCAAGCTCCTTGTAGAAGAGAAGGTCCTTCCCATAGCGGGCAGTGTTTATGAAAGTTATGTTACCGTACTTCCAGCGGTTGTCCATCGCGTAGAGGAAGACACTCCTAAGGGGCGCAGTTCCAAGGCCCGCCGCTATTAAGAGCAGATCCATGCCTTCCCATTTGTCAACAGGGAAACCGTTTCCATATGGGCCCCTCACGAGTACGGTATCACCAGGCTTAAGCTTGTGGACTGCAGTAGTAACTCTTCCAGCTTTTCTGATACAGAGTTCAAAGAAACCTTGTCTCATGGGGGAGGAACATACACTAATCGGCACTTCCCCTATTCCTGGTATTGTAAGCTGGACAAACTGGCCCGGCTTAAATTTCCAGTTCTCTGCAATAGTTGGGTCTTCAAACCTAAATAGGAACAGCTTTTCTAACTCGGTGAGTTGATACACCCTAAGAACCCTAACTCTTTCTAGGGCATAGGGATTGTCCTCTGCAAAAGTATTGCTCCGAGGAACGGGTCTTGGGACGGTCATTGTTCACCACCTCCAACAGATGAACCATGTGCAAATCCTCTCTTTGGAATCTCTTCCGAGATTCTCGGTGGACATGAGCTTTCCTCAAGACCCAAAATGGTTCTCAAATTCCTTACAAAGCTTATCTCCGCAGGGCAGAAGTACGAACACCTACCACATCCAACACAATAGCTGAGACCAAGTTTTTCAACATAGGAATTTTTGCACATATACCTATTCATAAACCTGGATTTCTTTGTCGGCCTAAAGTTGTGTCCACCTGTCACCATTCCATGCCTTACCAGCTGACAAGAATCCCATCTCCTAACTCTTGCCCCAGTAACGCCATCGATATTTGGGATATCTTGAACGTCAAAGCACCTGCAAGTCGGGCAGGTGGTATTGCAGTTACCACATCCCAAACAGAGTTCACTCTGCTCATCCCACATTGGGTGTTCAGTCTCAAGTTCAAGCAAGTACCTTAAGTCCGCCCAGTCCTCATGATACCTAAACATCTGCTGCTTTTTATTTTCAAAATCTCTAAAGTTGCACACATCCTGAGATGTTACTTCCTCAAAGAGAAGTAAGTTCTTATCAACTATCCTGTGACCAGTGGGAGTCGCAACACGGACAAGCCACCCATCGGGAAGTTCATGAAAGAATAAGTCGAAGCCATCGTCTGCAAAATCCGTCTCCCTTAAGTTACAGAAACAATATTCATCTGGAACACAGCTAATGCCTATGATAATGCCTTTTTCCCTCCTAACCTTGTAATATTTGTCTGGAAGCTCGTCCAAGTATATGGTATCCATTATTTTAAGCCCGAAGATGTCACATGCGTGCACCCCAAAAACAACAAACGGCTCAACATCTTCAATAGCTTCCTTGTACTCTACCTTTGATAGATTAAATTCAAACATTTTTTCCCTTGGCAGGAAGAAGAACTTTTTTGGTGGCATTATAGTTCTGTTGTAATGAAACTCTACATC comes from Thermococcus aggregans and encodes:
- the hydA gene encoding NADPH-dependent hydrogenase/sulfhydrogenase 1 subunit alpha — protein: MYIPITVDHIARVEGKGGVEIVVGDEGVKEVKLNIIEGPRFFEAITIGKKLEEALAVYPRICSFCSAAHKLTALEAAEKAVGFTPRPEIQDLRDLLYIGDMIESHALHLYLLVLPDYLGYSNPLAMVDKYKKEIEYAMALKNIGSKIMDYLGSRAIHQENAILGGFGKLPTKAQFEEMKRELKEALPLAEYTVELFSKLEQYEEVNDDEIVHMAVKPRNDVYGIYGDYIKVSDGFEFPVEEYKKHIVEKVVEHSFAKHSFYKGKPFMVGALSRIVNNADLLYGKAKELYNQYKDLFRYNNCFANNFAQALELVYFVERAIDIIEEALAKWPIKERDEVEIRDGFGVSITEAPRGLVVYALEVKDGRVSYADIITPTAMNLAIMERHVRMMAEKHWQDDPERLKLLAEMTTRAYDPCISCSVHVVRI
- the hydD gene encoding NADPH-dependent hydrogenase/sulfhydrogenase 1 subunit delta — encoded protein: MSEKIKIGFYALTSCYGCQLQFAMMDEILQLLDKADIECWFMVERNSDEDKEVDIAFIEGSVSTQEEVELVRKIRENSKIVIAVGSCAIHGGVQSWDKDKGLSELWKTVYGDAHVKFEPKMAEPLEKYIKVDYKLYGCPPEKKDFLYALGALLVGSWPEDIDYPVCVECRIRGNPCILIEKGEPCLGPVTVAGCDARCPAFNVACIGCRGAVGYDVAWFDALALEFKKKGLTKEEILERMKIFNAHNPKLEEMVNKVFEEGE
- the hydG gene encoding NADPH-dependent hydrogenase/sulfhydrogenase 1 subunit gamma, which gives rise to MTVPRPVPRSNTFAEDNPYALERVRVLRVYQLTELEKLFLFRFEDPTIAENWKFKPGQFVQLTIPGIGEVPISVCSSPMRQGFFELCIRKAGRVTTAVHKLKPGDTVLVRGPYGNGFPVDKWEGMDLLLIAAGLGTAPLRSVFLYAMDNRWKYGNITFINTARYGKDLLFYKELEAMKDIAEAENVKIIQSVTRDPDWPGPKGRPQNFIVEANTNPKNTAVAICGPPRMYKDVFEALINYGYRPENIYVTLERMMKCGIGKCGHCNVGTSTSWKYVCKDGPVFTYFDIVSTPGMLD
- the hydB gene encoding NADPH-dependent hydrogenase/sulfhydrogenase 1 subunit beta; this encodes MRYVKLPKENTYEFLERLKDWGTLYAPVKISEKFYDFREIENVRDVEFHYNRTIMPPKKFFFLPREKMFEFNLSKVEYKEAIEDVEPFVVFGVHACDIFGLKIMDTIYLDELPDKYYKVRREKGIIIGISCVPDEYCFCNLRETDFADDGFDLFFHELPDGWLVRVATPTGHRIVDKNLLLFEEVTSQDVCNFRDFENKKQQMFRYHEDWADLRYLLELETEHPMWDEQSELCLGCGNCNTTCPTCRCFDVQDIPNIDGVTGARVRRWDSCQLVRHGMVTGGHNFRPTKKSRFMNRYMCKNSYVEKLGLSYCVGCGRCSYFCPAEISFVRNLRTILGLEESSCPPRISEEIPKRGFAHGSSVGGGEQ